The following coding sequences are from one Planctomycetia bacterium window:
- a CDS encoding DinB family protein, with translation MTVKQRLKKQLLTARDYSRSLLTDIATPEQWTHQVHPNANHALWFAGHMATADNFFLSTLAPEKVVRRPEFDQAFGTGSRPTNNPADYPEPAKVLDVMNERRTALLEVLDAMDEQDLEKPLPKGAPEFLPDFGSVFEMA, from the coding sequence ATGACCGTGAAACAGCGTTTGAAGAAGCAGTTGCTCACCGCGCGAGACTATAGCCGGTCGCTGCTCACCGATATCGCGACTCCCGAGCAGTGGACGCACCAAGTGCATCCGAACGCGAATCACGCCCTGTGGTTCGCCGGGCACATGGCGACCGCCGACAACTTCTTTTTGTCGACCTTGGCTCCGGAGAAAGTCGTGCGACGGCCGGAATTCGATCAGGCGTTCGGCACCGGCTCCCGCCCGACGAACAACCCGGCCGACTATCCGGAACCGGCGAAAGTGCTCGACGTGATGAACGAACGTCGTACGGCGTTGCTCGAAGTACTCGACGCGATGGACGAGCAGGACCTAGAGAAACCGCTGCCGAAAGGGGCCCCGGAGTTCCTGCCCGACTTCGGCTCGGTATTCGAGATGGC
- the dnaX gene encoding DNA polymerase III subunit gamma/tau codes for MSDLLPETDPESADRAAAAAPAGEYVVVARRYRPQAFAELVGQQHVAQALSGAIHSHRVGHAYLFTGARGVGKTSTARIFAKALNCEQGPTDTPCNECDICRSITSGDDVDVIEIDGASNRGIDDIRQLRQNVNVRPSRARFKIYIIDEVHMLSRDAFNALLKTLEEPPEHVKFMFCTTEPEKIPITILSRCQRFDFAGVETSMIAERLRQITEIEGVEVEAEALELLARRAAGSMRDSQSLLEQILAAGGKRVTTDDVQRLLGIATDARLTKLVECLMSRNAAGALAELDGAVRQGVEVGQMLDQLLGYLRDLLAAAVGCPSTSFLYVTPSRAIDVAKAGPQIGVHTLLAMLQIVEQAAGRLKQSTASRTLVEIALVRICCLDDLDDLGTLIAQLSTGGAGGMVVAPGPRPTPVAGQLGNSGISGRQSPPSSPEDNEALKKNVESVIAPVSEAPAPSLPSPKPVEAKPAERSNGQAHAAQIEPASAPIQAPSGVSQTSKPSEVALPHPTSADLRKAWDRMIDEFRNMLGDHAEKCETLAFFVPNRLVASFPKKYNLSKVQCERPDSVSRINEAMTKSVGRPLRLECVLLEDRGGAETKKDAPRGPTQHEKLREKTQQPFVRQALELFDARLIRLEEDKDQ; via the coding sequence ATGTCCGACTTGCTCCCCGAAACCGACCCTGAATCCGCCGACCGCGCCGCCGCAGCGGCCCCCGCCGGCGAATACGTCGTCGTCGCGAGGCGCTATCGCCCGCAAGCTTTTGCCGAGCTCGTCGGCCAGCAGCACGTCGCACAAGCCCTGTCGGGTGCGATCCACTCGCATCGCGTCGGCCATGCCTACCTCTTCACCGGCGCGCGTGGAGTCGGCAAGACATCGACCGCACGGATCTTCGCCAAGGCGCTCAATTGCGAGCAAGGCCCGACCGATACGCCGTGCAACGAGTGCGACATTTGCCGCAGCATCACCTCGGGCGACGATGTCGACGTCATCGAGATCGACGGGGCGAGCAACCGCGGTATCGACGACATTCGTCAACTCCGCCAGAACGTGAACGTCCGGCCGAGTCGGGCTCGGTTCAAGATCTACATCATCGACGAAGTCCACATGCTCTCGCGCGACGCTTTCAACGCTTTGTTGAAGACGCTCGAAGAACCGCCGGAGCATGTGAAGTTTATGTTCTGCACGACCGAGCCGGAAAAAATCCCGATCACGATCCTCTCGCGCTGTCAGCGTTTCGACTTCGCGGGGGTCGAAACCTCGATGATCGCCGAGCGCTTGCGGCAGATTACGGAGATCGAAGGAGTCGAAGTCGAAGCCGAGGCGTTGGAGCTGTTGGCGCGGCGGGCGGCCGGTTCGATGCGCGATAGCCAGTCGTTGCTGGAGCAAATTCTCGCCGCCGGCGGCAAGCGAGTGACGACCGACGACGTCCAGCGGCTCTTAGGCATCGCGACCGATGCCCGACTGACGAAGCTCGTCGAGTGTCTCATGTCGCGCAACGCCGCCGGTGCGCTGGCCGAACTCGACGGCGCGGTGCGGCAGGGGGTCGAAGTCGGGCAGATGCTCGATCAACTGCTCGGTTACTTGCGCGATCTCTTGGCGGCGGCCGTCGGCTGCCCATCGACGTCGTTTCTTTACGTGACGCCCAGCCGAGCGATCGACGTCGCGAAGGCCGGGCCGCAGATCGGCGTGCATACGCTGTTGGCGATGTTGCAGATCGTCGAGCAGGCGGCCGGCCGGCTTAAGCAGTCGACGGCGAGCCGGACGTTGGTCGAGATCGCGCTAGTACGAATCTGCTGCCTCGACGACCTCGACGATCTGGGAACGCTCATCGCGCAGTTGTCGACCGGCGGGGCCGGCGGCATGGTGGTTGCTCCCGGACCACGCCCGACTCCGGTAGCTGGACAGTTGGGAAATTCAGGAATTTCCGGACGGCAATCCCCCCCGTCTTCCCCAGAAGATAATGAAGCGCTAAAAAAAAACGTTGAGTCGGTAATCGCACCGGTTTCCGAGGCGCCGGCTCCGTCCTTGCCGTCTCCGAAACCAGTGGAGGCGAAGCCGGCCGAACGCTCGAACGGCCAAGCTCACGCTGCCCAAATAGAGCCCGCTTCCGCCCCGATCCAGGCCCCTTCCGGCGTTTCGCAAACTTCCAAACCATCGGAAGTTGCGCTTCCGCATCCGACGTCGGCCGACCTCCGCAAGGCCTGGGACCGGATGATCGACGAGTTCCGCAATATGCTTGGAGACCATGCCGAGAAATGCGAGACCCTGGCATTTTTCGTGCCGAATCGGCTGGTCGCGTCGTTCCCTAAAAAATACAATCTGTCTAAGGTTCAGTGCGAGCGACCTGATTCGGTATCGCGTATCAACGAGGCGATGACGAAATCGGTCGGTCGACCGCTCCGTTTGGAATGCGTTTTGCTAGAGGACCGGGGCGGGGCGGAAACGAAGAAGGACGCCCCCCGAGGTCCGACGCAACACGAGAAGCTCAGAGAGAAGACACAGCAGCCGTTCGTCCGCCAAGCCTTGGAGCTTTTCGACGCGCGGCTGATCCGGCTGGAAGAAGATAAAGACCAGTAG
- the recR gene encoding recombination mediator RecR, whose translation MSQIAQSVTRLIEEFNKLPGIGKKTAERLTYHVLRVHKTEAMGLAEAIRAVKENVRYCVNCFNLSEEETCTICQDARRDRSQLCVVEQPRDLIALEQAGSFRGLYHVLLGRIAPLEGVGPDQLTIDRLVERVREGATKEVIMATNPTLEGDGTALYISHRLADFPIQITRLARGLTTGSVLEFANKEILADALSGRQKF comes from the coding sequence TTGAGTCAAATCGCCCAGTCGGTTACGCGCTTGATCGAGGAGTTCAACAAGCTGCCGGGCATCGGCAAGAAGACGGCCGAGCGATTGACCTACCATGTGCTTCGCGTCCACAAGACTGAAGCGATGGGGCTCGCCGAGGCGATTCGAGCAGTGAAGGAAAACGTTCGTTACTGCGTGAACTGTTTCAACTTGTCGGAAGAGGAGACCTGCACGATCTGCCAAGACGCGCGCCGCGACCGCTCGCAGCTCTGCGTGGTCGAGCAGCCTCGCGACCTCATCGCGCTCGAGCAGGCGGGAAGTTTTCGCGGACTCTACCACGTGCTGCTCGGTCGGATCGCACCGCTCGAAGGGGTTGGGCCGGATCAACTGACGATCGACCGGTTGGTCGAACGGGTTCGAGAAGGAGCAACGAAGGAAGTGATTATGGCGACGAATCCGACGCTCGAAGGAGACGGCACGGCGCTATACATCTCCCACCGCCTAGCCGACTTTCCGATCCAGATAACGCGTCTCGCTCGGGGCTTAACGACGGGCAGCGTGCTAGAATTCGCTAACAAAGAGATTCTCGCCGATGCCCTGAGCGGCCGGCAAAAGTTTTGA
- the rpoN gene encoding RNA polymerase factor sigma-54, with protein MRLSFGQEMRQVQKQILAPRMIQSMEILQLPIQALEERIEQELQENPILEMQENDPDLPDESVEREDSDAKTSEEKELVVDESKNNADDFERLENLGDDWSQDFDERPRMSSNRMAEEDDRRHDAIANMESKPPTLSDYLIEQLGWYDLDEPTRQMAERIIYNLDKNGYLAGRLEDLIDLSMGSAEIALAQKALGVIQKLDPPGIGARNLKECLLLQLLPGVHLYEQMRVMIANHLEDFEHNRLPAIQKKTGYSIEMIHEIIHELRKLNPKPGAMFTEVHAPTVTPDVFLDVDEHGKYSIRLEDGRVPNLHISSYYRKMLERGVTDQEKEWIKRKLNAAQWLIESIEQRRSTLTRVSQAIVDHQTEFLNKGPEFLEPLKMQQIADKVGVHVTTVSRAVDDKWIQTPRGIFPLKRFFAGGTTTADGEEMAWDTVRIQLRDVIDKEDKQRPLSDDDLVAELGKRGITVARRTVTKYRKLMKIPSSRERRVWTE; from the coding sequence ATGCGTCTCTCCTTCGGCCAGGAAATGCGTCAGGTCCAGAAGCAAATTCTGGCGCCGCGCATGATTCAGTCGATGGAAATCCTGCAGTTGCCGATCCAAGCCTTGGAAGAACGGATCGAGCAAGAGTTGCAAGAGAATCCCATCCTCGAGATGCAGGAAAACGATCCGGACCTTCCGGACGAATCGGTCGAGCGCGAAGATAGCGACGCGAAGACTTCGGAAGAAAAAGAACTCGTCGTCGACGAGTCGAAGAACAACGCCGACGACTTCGAGCGGCTCGAAAATCTCGGCGACGATTGGTCGCAAGACTTCGACGAGCGCCCCCGGATGTCGAGCAACCGGATGGCCGAAGAAGACGATCGTCGCCACGACGCGATCGCGAATATGGAGTCGAAGCCGCCGACGTTGTCCGATTATCTCATCGAGCAACTCGGCTGGTACGACCTCGACGAGCCGACGCGCCAGATGGCCGAGCGGATCATCTACAACCTCGATAAGAACGGCTACCTCGCCGGCCGACTCGAAGACCTGATCGATCTCTCGATGGGCTCCGCCGAAATTGCGCTCGCGCAGAAGGCTCTCGGCGTCATTCAGAAGCTCGACCCGCCCGGCATCGGGGCCCGCAATTTGAAGGAATGCCTGCTGCTGCAATTGCTGCCGGGCGTTCACCTCTACGAGCAGATGCGCGTGATGATCGCGAACCATCTGGAAGACTTCGAGCACAACCGCCTGCCGGCGATCCAGAAGAAGACCGGCTACTCGATCGAGATGATCCACGAAATCATCCATGAGCTGCGGAAGCTCAACCCGAAGCCGGGCGCGATGTTCACCGAGGTGCATGCCCCGACCGTCACGCCGGATGTATTCCTCGACGTCGACGAGCACGGCAAGTATTCGATTCGCCTCGAAGACGGCCGGGTGCCGAACCTGCACATCTCGAGCTACTACCGCAAGATGCTCGAGCGCGGCGTCACCGATCAAGAAAAAGAGTGGATCAAGCGGAAGCTCAACGCCGCCCAATGGCTCATCGAATCGATCGAACAACGCCGCAGCACGCTCACGCGCGTCTCGCAGGCGATCGTCGACCATCAAACCGAGTTTCTCAACAAAGGCCCTGAGTTTCTCGAGCCGCTCAAGATGCAGCAGATCGCCGATAAGGTCGGCGTCCACGTCACGACGGTCTCCCGCGCCGTCGACGATAAATGGATCCAAACGCCGCGCGGCATCTTCCCGCTCAAGCGCTTCTTCGCCGGCGGCACGACGACGGCCGACGGCGAAGAAATGGCCTGGGACACGGTTCGCATCCAGCTCCGCGACGTGATCGACAAGGAAGACAAGCAACGCCCGCTGAGCGACGACGACCTCGTAGCCGAACTCGGCAAGCGCGGCATCACGGTCGCCCGTCGCACGGTAACGAAGTACCGCAAGCTGATGAAAATCCCCAGCTCACGCGAACGCCGGGTTTGGACTGAGTAG